Proteins from a genomic interval of Tautonia rosea:
- a CDS encoding winged helix-turn-helix domain-containing protein, translating into MANTQILIVEDEHHLADTLAMNLRREGFDVLIAYDGQDGLRQAQLRLPDLIVLDLMLPVKPGLEVCRELRSGSQTRDIPILMLTAKAEESDELIGLAVGADDYVTKPYSLKVLIQRIKNVLRRRASHAATASAVVFEVQGVTIDKHRHRALFQGAELPLTPTEFRLLEVLLRQAGRAFTRHELMDAAIGEDAMVLERTIDVHIKSLRKKLGAGSDLIETVRGVGYRFREADLVAHD; encoded by the coding sequence ATGGCCAACACGCAAATTCTGATCGTCGAAGACGAACATCACCTGGCCGACACGCTGGCGATGAACCTCCGCCGCGAAGGCTTTGATGTCCTAATCGCTTACGATGGCCAGGACGGTCTTCGACAGGCCCAGCTCCGACTGCCCGACCTGATCGTGCTCGACCTGATGCTCCCGGTCAAACCCGGCCTGGAAGTCTGCCGAGAACTCCGATCCGGCTCCCAGACCCGAGACATCCCTATTCTCATGCTCACGGCCAAGGCCGAGGAAAGTGACGAACTGATCGGCCTGGCCGTCGGGGCCGATGACTATGTCACCAAGCCCTACAGCCTCAAGGTCCTCATCCAACGCATCAAGAACGTCCTCCGCCGCCGTGCCAGCCACGCGGCGACCGCCTCGGCCGTCGTCTTCGAGGTCCAGGGGGTGACGATCGACAAGCATCGTCACCGCGCCTTGTTTCAAGGCGCGGAGCTACCCTTGACCCCCACCGAGTTCCGGCTTCTGGAGGTCCTGCTACGACAGGCCGGTCGGGCCTTCACCCGTCACGAATTGATGGACGCCGCGATTGGCGAAGATGCCATGGTTCTGGAGCGGACCATTGATGTCCATATCAAGAGCCTTCGAAAGAAGCTCGGCGCCGGCTCCGATCTGATCGAAACGGTCCGGGGCGTCGGTTAT
- the pstB gene encoding phosphate ABC transporter ATP-binding protein PstB → MSIDQQSPPTSLDLPSPETSAVVLEARDLSVWYGSTEALHQINIAIPRNRITALIGPSGCGKSTLLRCFNRMNDLIPTFRMEGRLEFDGEEIVGDQVDPVALRRRVGMVFQKPNPFPKTVYQNVAWGARINGYIGDMDELVERSLRRAALWDEVKDKLHRSGLDLSGGQQQRLCIARTLAVEPEVILMDEPCSALDPISTARVEDLMEDLKDDYTIVIVTHNMQQARRTSDMTACLMLDEDRGNAHRPGVLAEFSPTDLLFTTPKDRRTEAYITGRIG, encoded by the coding sequence ATGAGCATTGATCAGCAGTCGCCCCCCACCTCGCTCGACCTTCCCTCGCCCGAGACGTCGGCCGTGGTTCTTGAGGCACGCGATCTGAGCGTCTGGTACGGCTCCACGGAGGCCCTCCACCAGATCAATATCGCCATCCCTCGCAACCGGATCACCGCCCTGATCGGTCCGTCAGGCTGCGGCAAGAGCACCTTGCTGCGCTGCTTCAACCGGATGAACGACCTGATTCCGACCTTCCGCATGGAAGGCCGACTGGAATTTGACGGCGAAGAGATTGTCGGCGATCAGGTCGATCCGGTCGCGCTTCGTCGTCGCGTGGGGATGGTCTTCCAGAAGCCCAATCCGTTCCCGAAAACCGTCTATCAGAACGTGGCCTGGGGAGCCCGCATCAACGGCTATATCGGAGACATGGATGAACTCGTCGAGCGGTCCCTCCGGCGGGCCGCGCTTTGGGACGAGGTCAAGGACAAGCTCCATCGCTCCGGCCTCGATCTTTCCGGGGGCCAGCAGCAGCGCCTCTGTATCGCCCGCACCCTGGCCGTCGAGCCCGAGGTGATCCTCATGGACGAACCCTGCTCGGCACTCGACCCCATCTCAACGGCCCGCGTCGAAGACCTGATGGAAGACCTGAAGGACGACTACACCATTGTCATCGTCACCCACAACATGCAGCAGGCTCGCCGCACGAGCGACATGACTGCCTGCCTCATGCTTGACGAGGACCGTGGCAACGCCCACCGCCCCGGCGTCTTGGCCGAGTTCAGCCCAACCGATCTCCTCTTCACCACCCCCAAGGACCGCCGCACCGAAGCCTACATCACCGGCCGCATCGGCTGA
- a CDS encoding M20 metallopeptidase family protein, with protein MVKTLCEALDASIDEMGEFLRTVRRYFHAHPEPSREEYQTTLELSRHLTDAGIPHEIAPTGRGIIAGPEIGIDGQPRIAFRADMDALPLQEGKLAVPYRSTRDGVMHACGHDAHSTMALGAALALHRCQAHLPRPIAWRAIFQPAEETAEGAVEMIRAGAMEGVSAIVALHVDPELEVGRVAQRAGVLTADCRDIRIIIRGRGGHAARPHLSIDPIAAAAQFITGVYQCVPRAVDVREPVVVSFGSIHGGEANNVIPDHVEIDGTIRSLSQSARERASAAIQSVARAVSVATGAEVHVEFLHGIDPVINDPSVIAVMAHASAEILGADRVGAIPHPSLGGEDFAAYLALAPGAMLRLGVAGAAGWPTLHSPRFDIDERALVLGAKILARSVVLLSEKG; from the coding sequence ATGGTCAAAACGCTTTGCGAGGCGCTCGACGCCTCGATCGACGAAATGGGAGAGTTCCTCCGGACCGTCCGGCGGTATTTTCATGCGCATCCCGAACCGAGCCGGGAAGAGTATCAGACAACTCTGGAACTCTCCCGCCATCTGACCGACGCCGGAATTCCCCACGAAATCGCCCCCACCGGCCGGGGCATCATCGCCGGACCGGAAATCGGAATCGACGGCCAACCTCGGATCGCCTTTCGGGCCGATATGGACGCCCTTCCCTTGCAAGAAGGAAAGCTTGCCGTCCCCTATCGCTCAACCCGAGATGGCGTCATGCACGCCTGCGGTCACGACGCGCATTCGACCATGGCCCTCGGCGCCGCCCTGGCGCTGCATCGCTGCCAGGCCCACTTGCCTCGGCCGATCGCCTGGCGAGCCATCTTCCAGCCCGCGGAGGAAACGGCCGAAGGGGCCGTTGAGATGATCCGGGCTGGTGCGATGGAAGGGGTCAGTGCCATCGTCGCGCTGCACGTCGATCCGGAGCTGGAAGTCGGCCGCGTGGCCCAGCGTGCCGGGGTCCTGACGGCCGATTGCCGAGACATCCGGATCATCATTCGGGGACGCGGGGGCCACGCCGCTCGGCCTCACCTGTCCATCGACCCGATCGCCGCGGCCGCTCAGTTCATCACCGGTGTGTACCAGTGCGTGCCCCGAGCTGTTGATGTGCGAGAGCCGGTTGTCGTGAGCTTCGGTTCGATTCACGGCGGGGAAGCCAATAATGTCATCCCCGATCATGTCGAGATCGACGGCACCATTCGATCGCTCAGCCAGTCGGCCCGTGAACGTGCCAGTGCCGCCATTCAGAGCGTTGCCCGGGCCGTGAGCGTTGCCACCGGGGCCGAGGTGCATGTCGAGTTCCTCCACGGCATCGATCCGGTGATCAACGATCCGTCGGTCATTGCCGTCATGGCCCATGCCTCGGCCGAGATCCTCGGGGCGGATCGGGTCGGAGCGATCCCTCACCCGAGTCTCGGTGGCGAGGATTTTGCAGCCTACCTGGCCCTTGCCCCCGGTGCGATGCTTCGCCTCGGTGTGGCAGGGGCCGCCGGATGGCCCACGCTGCACTCCCCCCGCTTCGACATCGACGAGCGGGCTCTGGTTCTGGGGGCCAAGATCCTGGCCCGTTCCGTTGTCTTGCTTTCCGAAAAGGGGTGA
- the pstC gene encoding phosphate ABC transporter permease subunit PstC — MTQLPQTTPGSPSLPPRRFWMGQSWFQKGQEFIIPPLIFLCALVTVLTTIGIVAVLGVESIRFFQMSGVGVLEFLTGTTLNPKADPPKFGILPLIWGTFVIALGSSVVALPIGLLSAIYLSEYAPARLRAVLKPTLELLAGVPSIVYGYLALLLVTPVLKAVLEPMVRVEFYNALSASIVVGVMIIPMVSSLSEDVLSAVPRGLREAAYGLGATKFEVSTRVVLPAGLSGVLASFILAISRAVGETMAVLLAAGVKPQIVLNPLRSVETMTAYIVNTMKGEAAVGTPEHLSLYAVGLALFVVTLVMNIISGIILRHFREEYQ; from the coding sequence GTGACCCAACTGCCTCAGACCACTCCGGGATCTCCCAGCCTGCCCCCCAGACGCTTCTGGATGGGGCAGTCCTGGTTCCAGAAGGGCCAGGAATTCATCATCCCCCCGTTGATCTTTCTCTGTGCCCTCGTCACGGTGCTGACGACCATCGGGATCGTCGCGGTACTCGGCGTTGAGTCGATCCGGTTCTTTCAGATGTCCGGCGTGGGCGTTCTCGAATTCCTGACCGGGACGACCCTCAATCCCAAGGCCGACCCGCCGAAGTTCGGCATCCTCCCGTTGATCTGGGGAACGTTCGTCATCGCCCTCGGCTCCTCGGTGGTGGCCTTGCCGATTGGCCTGCTCAGCGCGATCTATCTCAGCGAGTACGCTCCCGCTCGGCTCCGGGCGGTGCTGAAACCGACCCTGGAGCTTCTGGCCGGGGTGCCGTCGATCGTCTATGGCTACCTCGCCTTGCTGCTGGTGACTCCCGTGCTCAAGGCGGTGCTGGAGCCGATGGTCCGGGTCGAATTCTACAACGCCCTGAGCGCGAGCATCGTCGTGGGGGTCATGATCATTCCGATGGTCTCGTCCCTCTCCGAAGACGTCCTGTCGGCCGTCCCTCGGGGGCTGCGCGAGGCGGCCTATGGTCTCGGGGCCACCAAATTCGAGGTCTCGACGCGGGTGGTCTTGCCGGCCGGGCTTTCGGGGGTCCTCGCCTCGTTCATCCTGGCGATCAGCCGAGCCGTTGGCGAGACGATGGCCGTCTTACTGGCCGCGGGAGTGAAACCTCAGATCGTGCTCAACCCCCTGCGATCGGTCGAGACAATGACCGCCTACATCGTCAACACGATGAAGGGTGAAGCCGCGGTCGGAACCCCCGAGCATCTTTCACTTTATGCCGTGGGATTGGCGCTGTTCGTGGTCACGCTGGTGATGAATATCATCTCGGGGATCATCCTGCGGCACTTCCGGGAGGAGTACCAGTGA
- a CDS encoding dCTP deaminase, with protein MILSDREIEAAIRHGFLRIDPVPDEHLWTSTAVDLTLDATLVRWKPGGPAVRPGMPGFNVRRLLEDPDRAERVPISTEGYELQPGQFVLGYTQQAIHLPKGARLAARVEGKSSLARLGVGVHVTAPTIHAGFGDNPEDPNERGLPIQLEIFNLGHLIVALDVGMPICQVILEEVREAPVKGYAGQFSGQKSFTELRP; from the coding sequence ATGATTCTCTCGGACCGGGAGATCGAGGCGGCGATCCGACACGGATTTCTCAGGATCGACCCGGTTCCCGACGAGCATCTCTGGACCTCGACGGCGGTCGATCTGACGCTCGACGCCACCCTCGTCCGCTGGAAGCCGGGAGGCCCGGCGGTGCGACCGGGAATGCCAGGGTTCAATGTCCGTCGCTTGCTCGAAGACCCAGATCGGGCCGAGCGCGTGCCGATCTCAACCGAAGGGTATGAACTCCAACCGGGGCAGTTTGTGCTCGGTTACACGCAACAGGCGATCCATCTGCCCAAAGGCGCTCGACTGGCGGCGCGCGTGGAGGGAAAGAGCAGCCTGGCGAGGCTGGGCGTCGGGGTTCACGTGACCGCGCCAACGATTCACGCCGGGTTCGGCGACAATCCAGAAGACCCGAACGAGCGAGGCCTTCCCATTCAGCTCGAAATCTTCAACCTCGGACACCTGATCGTCGCCCTGGATGTGGGGATGCCGATCTGCCAGGTCATTCTGGAGGAAGTTCGAGAGGCCCCGGTCAAAGGGTACGCGGGGCAATTCTCAGGGCAGAAAAGTTTTACCGAGCTGAGGCCCTGA
- a CDS encoding carboxylate-amine ligase, with amino-acid sequence MADRLEFVRNNWPSLGVEIELQLVDAQTLALRNAIGDILPEVPAALSERVKPEIMQCYLEINTEICQTAADVNRDLSEKLGVVEQIVDRHGLRLFWAATHPFSHWHEQQISPDDRYHGLVDLLQETARRLVTFGLHVHVGVDSGDKAIMICDRMLRHLPTLLALSVNSPFWSGRNTGLHSQRSKVMDDLPTAGLPPVMRNWSEYVWLLNHLIDTGFIRTLREVWWDIRPHHNFGTVEVRVCDMPPDLPTVVGLAALIQCIVHDLSRQIDEGTYLPDGHPFMNRQNKWRACRYGMAAELVDPFTAEARPARRIVADLVETLVRRGVPEELGCLRELEMVLDMAEQPTGSERQVAIFEQTGDLQEVVRQMLDRRPFEPLVTS; translated from the coding sequence ATGGCCGATCGCCTGGAATTCGTCCGCAACAACTGGCCGAGCCTGGGCGTTGAGATCGAGCTCCAGCTCGTCGACGCGCAGACCCTCGCCCTGCGCAATGCGATCGGCGACATTCTCCCCGAGGTCCCCGCCGCCCTGTCCGAGCGGGTCAAGCCCGAGATCATGCAGTGCTACCTGGAGATCAACACCGAGATCTGCCAGACCGCCGCCGACGTCAACCGCGATCTCTCCGAGAAGCTCGGCGTCGTTGAGCAAATTGTCGATCGTCACGGACTTCGCCTGTTCTGGGCCGCCACGCATCCCTTCTCCCACTGGCACGAGCAGCAGATTTCGCCCGATGACCGATATCACGGTCTCGTCGACTTGCTTCAGGAAACGGCCCGACGCCTGGTCACCTTCGGCCTCCATGTTCACGTTGGGGTCGATTCGGGCGACAAGGCCATCATGATTTGCGATCGCATGCTCCGGCACCTGCCGACCTTGCTTGCCCTCTCGGTCAACAGCCCCTTCTGGTCCGGTCGCAATACTGGCCTGCACTCGCAGCGCAGCAAGGTTATGGACGACCTGCCCACGGCCGGACTCCCTCCCGTGATGCGGAACTGGAGCGAATACGTCTGGCTGCTCAACCACCTCATCGACACCGGCTTCATCCGCACCTTGCGAGAAGTCTGGTGGGATATCCGCCCGCACCATAACTTCGGCACGGTCGAGGTCCGCGTCTGCGACATGCCGCCCGACCTGCCGACCGTCGTCGGCCTCGCCGCCTTGATCCAGTGCATCGTTCACGACCTTTCCCGGCAGATCGACGAGGGAACCTACCTTCCCGACGGCCACCCCTTCATGAATCGCCAGAACAAGTGGCGTGCGTGCCGCTACGGCATGGCCGCCGAACTGGTCGACCCCTTCACCGCCGAGGCCCGGCCCGCCCGCCGGATCGTCGCCGATCTCGTCGAAACCCTGGTCCGTCGCGGTGTCCCCGAGGAACTCGGCTGCCTTCGAGAACTCGAAATGGTCCTCGACATGGCGGAGCAGCCGACCGGCTCCGAACGCCAGGTCGCCATCTTCGAGCAGACCGGCGACCTCCAGGAAGTCGTCCGTCAGATGCTCGACAGACGACCCTTCGAGCCTCTGGTGACTTCATGA
- the pstA gene encoding phosphate ABC transporter permease PstA: MSRPSDRMYRPRQVRRRLFGVLFAGLCLVATLSGVVILAVLLGSVLAKALSHPPNPPWYELGHHVTEFWRFMTRIATSTNSPEPSEAGFKAGIVGSLWLLVLVTLIAIPTGVGAGLYLEEYAPPGRIRRIIQTNIANLAGVPSIVYGILGLVVFSRAFGFDPLALGKMLWAGALTLSLLVLPIVVIATQESLRAVPSSLRQAALALGATRWQVIRDHVLPSALPGILTGTILSVSRAIGETAPLLMVGAANSILYTPSSPSDYYTALPVEIYNFATLPREEFRTVAAGGILILLALLLSMNAVAIFLRTPTGRRLAGRGITQISRMGWAVSQSLHPSQRTFANGDSELGVPGPPSNPSITNPGDPHSK; the protein is encoded by the coding sequence GTGAGCCGGCCGAGCGATCGGATGTACCGGCCCCGCCAGGTCCGCCGCCGCCTCTTTGGCGTGCTGTTCGCCGGGCTTTGCCTGGTGGCCACACTCAGCGGGGTGGTCATCCTGGCTGTCTTGCTCGGTTCGGTGCTGGCCAAGGCGCTGTCTCATCCGCCGAACCCTCCCTGGTACGAGTTGGGGCACCACGTCACTGAGTTCTGGCGCTTCATGACCCGGATCGCGACCTCGACGAACTCTCCCGAGCCCAGCGAGGCTGGGTTCAAGGCCGGGATCGTCGGCAGTCTCTGGCTCCTCGTCCTGGTGACCCTGATCGCCATTCCAACCGGGGTCGGTGCCGGGCTTTATTTGGAGGAATATGCCCCTCCTGGCCGAATCCGGCGGATCATCCAGACGAACATTGCCAACCTGGCCGGCGTGCCGTCAATTGTCTACGGCATTCTTGGCCTGGTCGTTTTCAGCCGGGCGTTCGGGTTCGACCCCCTCGCCCTGGGCAAGATGCTCTGGGCCGGAGCCCTGACGCTCAGCCTGCTTGTCCTGCCGATCGTGGTCATCGCCACTCAGGAATCGCTCCGTGCCGTGCCGTCGTCACTTCGTCAGGCCGCCCTGGCGCTCGGGGCGACCCGCTGGCAGGTGATCCGCGATCACGTCCTGCCCTCGGCCTTACCAGGCATTCTCACCGGAACGATTCTGTCCGTCTCCCGAGCCATTGGGGAGACGGCCCCGCTCTTGATGGTCGGAGCCGCAAATTCGATCCTCTACACCCCGTCGAGTCCGTCGGACTACTACACGGCCTTACCGGTCGAGATCTACAATTTCGCCACGCTCCCCCGAGAGGAGTTCCGGACCGTTGCCGCTGGTGGCATTCTGATTTTGCTCGCCTTGTTGCTTTCCATGAACGCCGTGGCCATCTTCCTGAGAACCCCGACCGGTCGTCGGCTCGCGGGACGGGGGATCACTCAAATCAGCCGGATGGGCTGGGCCGTGAGCCAGAGCTTGCACCCCTCGCAGCGAACCTTTGCAAACGGTGACTCCGAGCTTGGCGTCCCCGGACCTCCTTCGAATCCCTCGATCACCAACCCTGGGGATCCGCATTCGAAATGA